One Helianthus annuus cultivar XRQ/B chromosome 7, HanXRQr2.0-SUNRISE, whole genome shotgun sequence genomic region harbors:
- the LOC110869290 gene encoding G-type lectin S-receptor-like serine/threonine-protein kinase At5g24080, producing MAYFCSTTYGFLLAILLKIVLCMSGRVSLGSRLYANNNQTWVSDNGTFAFGFAPAVGSSSRSQDDHRYQLGIWFADLPGDRTLVWSAYLISPVTKEAILELDTTGNLVLTDGRTLTWTSNTTRDDIQSAELLENGNLVLYTINQHIAWQSFSHPSDTLLPGQPLTISNELTSSRGPTRVGGYYILKILQQPTSLTLALSYNLPKEPYNLSTKALSNYSYWATPEFSNLTGDVTAVLDQAGSFGVVYGGDSASAGAVYVYKNDNDKGELSSAINQTNRPLVLRRIILETNGNLRLYRWDNDVNGSRQWVPEWAAVSDPCDIAGVCGNGICNLDRTKTNATCVCLPGSDTSGDDFQCRANSSYTGNCRVPHENWNKSEFKIETVQQTNYYFLPSAVIANYSDIASVSKCGDVCLSNCECVASVYGLNQESPYCWVLRSLEFGGFEDSGSTMFVKVLSNASSSEEREDGSGMSSSTRTKVVVPPVVLGMLVLVGLLCCLLYVNVHKRRGLKRALNSSLIVSGAPVSYNFRDLQNSTNQFSELLGTGGFGSVYKGSLADGTLIAVKKLDRILPHGEREFATEVNTIGSMHHMNLVRLFGYCSEGAQRLLVYEFMTNGSLDKWLFVSHNTRERLLEWSTRFHIAVGTAQGIAYFHEQCRNRIIHCDIKPENILLDENFSPKVSDFGLAKLMGREHSQVVTMVRGTRGYLAPEWISNRPVTVKTDVYSYGMLLLEIVGGRRNLDMSFDANNFFFPGWAFQEMRNGDAMKVADRRLEGAVDEGELLRALKVGFWCIQDDVSMRPSMSEVVMMLEGSVEVNEPPMPQSVFELIEEGLDHVYKAMKREFNPLSSFIITNMTSQPSSGATCSYSTMSPR from the exons ATGGCTTATTTTTGCTCGACTACTTATGGCTTCTTACTTGCTATTTTGTTGAAGATTGTTTTGTGTATGTCGGGTCGGGTTAGTTTGGGGTCGAGATTGTATGCTAACAACAACCAGACATGGGTTTCTGATAATGGTACATTTGCATTTGGGTTTGCTCCTGCTGTAGGATCAAGTTCACGTTCACAGGATGATCATCGGTACCAACTCGGCATTTGGTTTGCTGATCTACCCGGCGACCGTACTCTTGTGTGGTCCGCATATTT AATCTCTCCCGTCACAAAAGAAGCGATCTTGGAGCTCGACACAACCGGAAACCTTGTCTTAACCGATGGGCGCACCCTCACATGGACCTCAAACACGACACGCGACGATATCCAATCCGCGGAGTTACTCGAAAACGGCAACCTCGTCCTCTACACGATCAATCAACACATAGCATGGCAAAGCTTCTCACACCCATCAGACACACTCTTACCTGGTCAACCTTTGACAATCTCCAATGAGTTGACTTCGTCAAGGGGGCCCACACGTGTCGGCGGTTATTACATTTTAAAAATACTACAACAACCCACTTCACTAACCTTAGCTTTATCATACAACCTACCAAAAGAGCCTTATAACTTATCAACCAAAGCTCTTTCTAATTATTCTTACTGGGCGACACCGGAGTTCTCTAACCTCACCGGCGATGTTACGGCGGTACTCGACCAAGCCGGAAGCTTCGGGGTGGTTTACGGCGGAGATTCCGCCTCAGCCGGAGCAGTGTACGTTTATAAAAATGACAATGACAAAGGTGAATTATCATCAGCTATAAACCAAACAAACAGACCATTAGTTCTACGTAGAATAATTCTCGAAACTAACGGTAATCTTCGGTTATACCGTTGGGACAATGATGTTAACGGATCACGGCAATGGGTACCCGAATGGGCTGCGGTTTCAGACCCGTGTGACATAGCTGGAGTTTGTGGTAATGGTATATGTAATTTAGACAGAACCAAAACAAACGCGACTTGCGTGTGTTTGCCTGGTTCTGACACTAGTGGGGACGATTTCCAGTGTAGGGCTAACTCGTCCTACACTGGAAATTGCAGAGTTCCCCACGAGAATTGGAATAAATCCGAATTCAAAATCGAAACAGTTCAACAAACAAATTACTATTTCCTACCATCGGCTGTGATAGCGAATTATAGTGATATCGCGTCGGTTTCGAAGTGTGGTGATGTTTGTTTATCTAATTGTGAATGTGTTGCTTCTGTTTATGGGCTAAACCAAGAGAGTCCATATTGTTGGGTGTTAAGAAGCTTGGAGTTTGGTGGGTTTGAGGATTCGGGCTCGACTATGTTCGTTAAGGTTCTGTCGAACGCCTCTTCTAGCGAAGAACGTGAAGACGGTTCTGGGATGAGTAGCAGCACTCGGACTAAGGTTGTGGTGCCTCCGGTTGTGCTCGGGATGCTTGTTCTTGTTGGACTTCTATGTTGTTTGTTGTATGTTAATGTTCATAAAAGGAGAGGGTTGAAAAGAGCTCTCAACAGTTCCTTGATTGTCTCAGGAGCTCCTGTTAGTTATAACTTTCGTGATCTACAGAATAGCACAAATCAATTTTCGGAGTTGCTTGGAACAG GTGGGTTTGGTAGTGTTTACAAGGGAAGTTTAGCAGATGGGACGCTAATTGCGGTAAAAAAGCTCGACCGGATTTTGCCACACGGAGAAAGGGAATTTGCAACTGAAGTAAACACAATCGGTTCGATGCATCACATGAACTTGGTTCGCTTGTTCGGGTATTGTTCCGAAGGTGCACAAAG GCTTTTGGTGTACGAGTTTATGACGAACGGATCTTTGGACAAATGGTTATTTGTTTCGCATAATACTCGAGAGAGACTCTTGGAATGGTCAACTCGGTTTCATATAGCAGTTGGAACTGCACAAGGGATTGCATACTTCCACGAGCAATGTCGGAATAGGATAATACATTGTGATATAAAGCCGGAGAATATTCTTTTGGACGAAaattttagtccaaaagtttcGGATTTTGGGTTGGCTAAGCTGATGGGAAGGGAGCACTCGCAAGTTGTGACCATGGTTCGAGGGACAAGAGGTTACTTAGCTCCAGAGTGGATTAGTAATCGTCCTGTAACAGTAAAAACGGACGTTTATAGTTATGGAATGCTCTTGTTGGAAATAGTTGGTGGACGAAGAAATCTCGATATGAGTTTTGATGCAAACAATTTCTTCTTCCCTGGATGGGCTTTTCAG GAAATGAGAAACGGGGATGCGATGAAGGTGGCAGATAGGCGACTAGAAGGGGCAGTTGATGAAGGCGAGCTTTTGAGAGCATTAAAAGTGGGGTTTTGGTGTATACAAGACGATGTGAGTATGCGTCCTTCGATGAGTGAGGTGGTGATGATGTTGGAAGGTTCGGTAGAGGTGAACGAACCACCAATGCCCCAATCGGTTTTTGAGCTTATTGAGGAAGGATTAGACCATGTCTATAAGGCAATGAAACGAGAATTTAATCCGTTAAGTTCTTTCATTATCACCAACATGACAAGTCAACCATCATCCGGTGCAACCTGTAGTTACTCTACAATGTCACCTAGATAA